One Peribacillus simplex NBRC 15720 = DSM 1321 genomic region harbors:
- the hutH gene encoding histidine ammonia-lyase — MIMLTGQTLTIEEAKKVLYGEAFVTASAESVKKVEKSREAVENIVKQKKVIYGITTGFGKFSDVLIDAEDAEQLQWNLIHSHACGVGEPFPEVVSRAMVLLRANALLKGFSGVRPVVIERLIDLLNAHIHPVIPQQGSLGASGDLAPLSHLALVLMGEGEVFYKGERMEAIVALSKEGILPVTLKAKEGLALINGTQAMTGMGLVNYIEAEQLAHQTEAIASLTLEGLRGIEDAFDQDVHLARGYRQQTEVAERIRRMISGSQLITKQGELRVQDAYSLRCIPQVHGASWQTLDYVKEKLEIEMNAATDNPLIFDDGEKVISGGNFHGQPIAFAMDFMKIAVAELANISERRIERLVNPQLNDLPPFLSPSPGLQSGAMIMQYCAASLVSENKTLAHPASVDSIPSSANQEDHVSMGTIGSRHAHQIIQNVRRVLAIELICALQAVEYRGIELMAPFTKEFYTEARKLIPSITQDRIFSKDIEATASWLNQIDWNSFIHRSLPTA, encoded by the coding sequence ATGATTATGTTAACGGGCCAAACTTTAACGATTGAAGAAGCGAAAAAAGTATTGTATGGGGAGGCATTTGTCACGGCTTCTGCTGAGAGTGTTAAGAAAGTTGAGAAAAGCCGGGAAGCGGTTGAAAATATCGTGAAACAAAAGAAGGTCATCTATGGTATCACAACAGGTTTTGGAAAGTTCAGCGATGTTTTGATTGATGCAGAGGACGCAGAGCAGCTACAGTGGAATTTGATTCATTCTCATGCATGCGGAGTCGGGGAGCCGTTTCCTGAGGTGGTTTCGAGAGCAATGGTCCTTCTCCGTGCCAATGCACTATTAAAAGGGTTTTCCGGTGTCCGTCCTGTTGTCATTGAACGTTTGATCGATCTTTTGAATGCTCATATCCACCCGGTCATCCCTCAGCAAGGTTCTCTTGGGGCAAGTGGGGACTTGGCGCCGCTTTCCCATTTGGCGCTAGTATTGATGGGAGAAGGGGAAGTGTTTTATAAAGGAGAGCGAATGGAGGCCATCGTAGCTTTATCGAAGGAAGGCATTCTTCCAGTGACACTTAAAGCAAAAGAAGGTCTTGCATTAATTAACGGAACACAGGCCATGACGGGGATGGGCCTCGTAAATTACATTGAAGCTGAACAGCTGGCCCATCAAACTGAAGCGATTGCTTCACTGACTTTAGAAGGATTACGCGGCATTGAAGATGCCTTTGATCAGGATGTTCATCTAGCACGCGGTTACCGCCAGCAAACAGAGGTCGCGGAACGGATTCGTCGCATGATCAGCGGCAGCCAGCTCATCACCAAGCAAGGAGAACTGCGGGTACAGGATGCTTATTCGCTCCGCTGCATCCCGCAAGTGCATGGTGCATCATGGCAAACTCTTGATTATGTAAAAGAGAAATTGGAGATCGAAATGAATGCTGCGACGGATAATCCGCTTATTTTTGACGATGGGGAAAAGGTTATTTCAGGGGGTAACTTCCATGGCCAGCCGATTGCATTTGCGATGGACTTCATGAAAATCGCTGTTGCCGAGCTTGCGAACATTTCAGAGCGCCGCATTGAGCGACTCGTCAATCCTCAGCTGAATGATTTACCGCCATTCTTAAGTCCGTCACCTGGCTTGCAGTCGGGAGCGATGATCATGCAATATTGTGCAGCTTCACTCGTCTCTGAGAATAAAACACTCGCACATCCTGCAAGTGTTGATTCCATTCCATCTTCAGCGAACCAGGAAGATCATGTAAGCATGGGAACGATTGGGTCCCGACACGCACATCAAATCATTCAAAACGTTCGCCGCGTTTTGGCGATTGAGCTCATTTGTGCCTTACAAGCGGTGGAATACCGTGGAATAGAATTGATGGCTCCGTTTACAAAAGAGTTTTATACGGAAGCAAGAAAGCTCATTCCAAGCATTACACAAGATCGTATCTTTTCAAAAGATATTGAAGCTACGGCAAGCTGGTTAAATCAAATCGATTGGAATTCATTCATTCATAGGAGTTTACCTACCGCATAA
- the hutP gene encoding hut operon transcriptional regulator HutP yields the protein MTKEFDRRIGRHAIMYAFADEEEEVILTNDLKRMDWLYGKGKVGSMELQKIVAAIETSAKRLGLVNPDMYREMHALYHAIIEALQGVTRGQVELGGLLRTAGLRFAIVRGRPFKSGDEGEWIAVAVYGTIGAPVRGFEHEAVGLGINHI from the coding sequence ATGACAAAGGAATTCGACAGAAGAATCGGGCGCCATGCAATCATGTACGCGTTTGCGGACGAAGAGGAAGAAGTCATATTGACGAATGATCTAAAGCGGATGGATTGGCTTTATGGAAAAGGTAAAGTCGGTTCAATGGAGCTGCAGAAAATAGTTGCGGCCATTGAGACATCAGCGAAAAGACTTGGATTAGTCAATCCCGATATGTATCGTGAAATGCATGCGCTGTATCATGCGATCATCGAAGCACTCCAAGGCGTGACACGAGGCCAAGTCGAGCTTGGCGGTCTTTTGAGGACTGCAGGCCTTCGGTTTGCAATCGTTCGGGGTAGGCCGTTTAAAAGCGGGGACGAAGGTGAATGGATTGCAGTCGCCGTGTATGGAACGATTGGAGCACCGGTTCGGGGATTTGAACATGAAGCCGTTGGCTTGGGAATTAACCACATTTAA
- the pbp4b gene encoding penicillin binding protein PBP4B — protein MNIWTSFTLSSILALSLLAPSVSFANENLNKEAASQYPILKKAKNPEEAGFSSEKLEKVDQLIEMEVAAGFPGAALIVIKDGKIVKNESYGYKQKYNEHTPLKKFQKMETDTLFDLASNTKMYATNFAIQKLVSEGKLNIQARVQQYIPEFKDTEEDVIKGKDNLRIIDVLHHTAGFRPDPQYHNPKVSKELYSQERDKTIEFISKTPLTYVPGTQNVYSDVDYMLLGAIVEEITGQQLDSYVENELYKPLGLKNTKFNPLQKGFKPKDFAATELLGNTRDGVIDFPNIRTYTLQGEVHDEKAFYSMGGVSGHAGLFSNTKDMAVLLQVMLNGGGYGKHKLFDQGTIDEFVAPSEMNPTYGLGWRRNGDASMEWMFSPYASDSAYGHTGWTGTVTIIDPEIDLGIVLLTNKKHSPLVNPVANSNQFFGDLFKTGSYGSVVTAIYEALETNE, from the coding sequence ATGAATATATGGACAAGCTTCACACTAAGTTCAATTCTGGCACTTTCCCTACTAGCGCCATCCGTGTCTTTTGCTAATGAAAATCTAAATAAGGAAGCCGCCAGTCAGTATCCAATATTAAAGAAAGCAAAAAATCCAGAAGAAGCGGGCTTTTCGTCTGAAAAGCTGGAAAAGGTGGATCAGCTTATTGAAATGGAAGTGGCTGCCGGTTTCCCTGGTGCTGCCCTGATTGTCATAAAGGACGGGAAGATCGTTAAAAATGAAAGCTACGGGTACAAACAGAAATATAATGAACATACACCTCTTAAGAAGTTTCAGAAAATGGAAACTGACACGTTATTTGACCTTGCTTCAAACACTAAGATGTATGCAACCAATTTTGCTATTCAGAAATTAGTAAGTGAAGGCAAGCTGAATATCCAGGCAAGAGTTCAGCAATACATACCCGAATTCAAAGACACGGAGGAAGATGTGATCAAAGGAAAGGACAATCTGAGGATTATTGATGTTCTTCATCATACTGCAGGGTTTAGACCTGATCCGCAATACCATAATCCAAAGGTTTCTAAAGAACTTTATTCCCAGGAACGGGATAAGACCATCGAGTTCATTTCCAAAACACCGCTCACATATGTACCTGGAACACAGAATGTATACAGTGATGTCGATTATATGCTGCTTGGCGCCATTGTTGAAGAAATAACGGGTCAGCAGCTTGACAGCTATGTTGAAAATGAATTGTACAAGCCGCTTGGGTTGAAAAATACAAAGTTCAATCCTCTTCAAAAGGGCTTTAAACCAAAGGATTTTGCTGCAACGGAATTGCTTGGTAACACCCGGGATGGCGTGATAGATTTCCCTAACATTCGCACATACACACTTCAAGGGGAAGTACATGATGAAAAAGCCTTTTATTCGATGGGAGGCGTTTCAGGGCATGCCGGTCTTTTCTCCAATACGAAAGATATGGCTGTCCTTCTGCAGGTTATGCTGAATGGCGGGGGATACGGTAAACATAAGTTGTTTGATCAAGGAACCATTGATGAATTCGTGGCGCCTTCCGAGATGAATCCTACCTATGGACTTGGATGGAGACGAAATGGCGATGCTAGCATGGAGTGGATGTTCAGTCCTTATGCGAGCGACAGTGCTTACGGTCATACTGGATGGACTGGGACAGTCACGATCATTGATCCCGAAATAGATTTAGGGATTGTTTTACTTACAAATAAAAAGCACTCTCCGCTCGTTAACCCTGTAGCCAATTCCAATCAGTTTTTCGGAGACCTCTTCAAAACAGGAAGCTATGGAAGTGTTGTAACTGCGATTTATGAAGCATTGGAAACGAATGAATAA